The Pyrenophora tritici-repentis strain M4 chromosome 9, whole genome shotgun sequence sequence gaCGCTGAGTGGCACCCGTCCTGTCGCAAGCTATGCGGCTCGCCTCCTGAGGGGAGTGAATACGTAACTAGGCAATGGCGACGTCTGTTGCCTCCGGAATTCGCAACACAATCAAGTGGCGCTggcagcaacaacaacaacaacaacaagacaGAAATCAGACAAACGTGGGAAACAAGAGTGAATTGGAGTGAATTGGAGTGAATTGGGGTGAACTGGACAGCAATGGGCAAATGGGCCAGGGCAGTGGTAATGGTCCCTGATGGAGATCGAGGGGTGGTGAAGGGAGGGGATGCAACGAAGGAAAGACCCAGAGCGCGTAGTGGAGCACTGGGTGAAGAAGGAGCGACTAGGCTCCGGTAAAAAGTCCGTGCACAGTAGTAGGGTGAATGTACTCAGGGATGGTTCCAATGGCTATGACAGCATGCTACTTTTAGAGCCCGTTTTTGCTTTGTTGGTCAGGGGCTAGAGCGTTACGCTCCTATCAAGGTGCCGTGGCTGCCTGCATGTATCACACGGTAGAGTCGTCTAAAAGCAAGTAGTCGCCGGAAGGGCCTCTGTCGCCATGTGCATTGCCGGCAGCCTGCTCCAACGTCTCTCACAGGTGCAGGCTTCGCTATTTTGTCCAATCCAGCGGGGTGCTGGACCCGTGACTGACACTTCTCCCTGTGTCAAGCTTCAGGCAGCAGATGGTCTCAGCTGGGCCCGAAACAGAGAACACCGCACTTGCACTTGCACTTGCACTTGCATCTCTATACATGTCGCGCCGAGGGCAACAAAAGTGGTACATGCTAGTGGAGACTGGTAGGGATAATGGGCAGCCGATAAACCTCCGCCAACATTATGGATACGCGCACGCATTGTGCCCTGAGACGGATTTTCCGCCAAAGTGACCTCATGCTCCATTTGGGCCCCTCGCATCCACATCCTTCCCATCTGCACCTCGGCGGGTCGACACAGTTGTCCCGCAAGCTGACCGCCTCAGCACCTTGCCTTGCCAGGCTTGCCCCCAGCAATCAAAACGGCTGTGCTGCGAGTGGCTGGATACCTTCCATGATCTGATGCCGCGTGCATATCATCGTGCCCAGAGCCACACATGCCTGTCCTAAGGTTTCGCCTAGGAGTTTAAAGTGGATTTAGCCTCGACGCCGGAGCCGGGATGACCCAGGGCGGTGAGCATACTTTTCGAGAATTTTTCAACGACTGAAGTTTTCCCACTCACATGCGGCCAGTCCTCGGCAACGACGTCGTGGGCCAAACCGCGAGCCGAGGCGTCCGAGATGCCGCTGGGTGAATGGAAGCATCTTAATGTGTCGTACACGCACACTTGCCATGGTGTGTGGGTGCTCAGAGCAACAAGCTCTGGAACTTTGTTTCAGACTTCACTCCGCAAGTCCGGATCACGACCTTGCACTTGTCCCCAGCGCCCCCAGTGCCCCCCCCCAAGCATTGCGCACGCGAGTTGCCATCACTTCCGATATTCGAACAGGGATTGTTGCATATGTCTTACCCCAAAAGGGTAAACTGCATGCCACCCGGTCCGGTCTGCATGCGCAGCACAGCGTCACCTTTTGTGGGGATCTGGAAGGTCTGGCGCCGCACTTGACCTGTGGGCAAACAGTCTTTACGGATGCGCTACCCATGTTCCCCAGACGAAGTGCGCACTGCATGAGGAAGTTGGCATGTCGCGAAAGACGGTGAAGATGCATTGTCTGTTTGCTTGTTCCCACCGACAATGCAGTCGAATCAGATAACAATGCATAACCATAACACGAGTGGATAGCATGTGGGGTTTGGTTGTCAGCTCAACGCTCGACCATCAATGTCAACATGAAGCGCACATGCAACAACACGGCTGACGCAAAGATAAGACTCGAAAGTTTGTGCGGGCGACGTTGGGACCCGGAGACGTGTGACGTGCCTGTCTGTTTTGCCCATGATCCCGACTGCAGATCTCGCTTCACCTGCTTGGTTCATGGCCACCATCTGGGAAATACCGGTAATCGGGTCGTTTTCCCCCGCTCCTCTCGCCCATTCGACGCGTAAACTTGACGTCGCTTTCAACAAAACAAAGGTTATCGGTATGGTCCAGCCATGCTAGGTGAAGCAAGTTTGGCACGGACTGTAATAGCGCGCCAtgccccccccccccccccacAATCGCAATCGTGGTGGGATGTGGAGAAGTGACACGGTCGACGGCTCATCTCCACAGTGACCACCATGACTTCTGTGCGACCGGCGACGCGCCCTGCGCCGCGGGCGGCTGCTCACTCGCCATACTCTCGCCCAGCGCTTGTCGTATGCCCCTCCTCGGCTTCAATTGAAACCACCACGTCGTGCCAAAGTTATAGCGCTTCATATCCACCACCTCTAGCCCGCTCTCTTCCACGATCTTGCCGATGTCTTTGTTCCACCAGCAACCGTGCTCATCGGCATGCGCTGGCGCAGTCTTGTCCAATATACCGTTGAGCCACTCGTAATGCGACTTGCCGTGCTCCAGCAGCAGTATCTGTCCCTTCTCGTTTGTGCATGCCTCTAGATTCTGCAGCAACCTGACAGGTTCTGGCGTGGAGCAGAGTCCCATGGTCTGTATCACTGTGTCGTATCCATCTTTGGCACCGTAAGGCGGGGTTATCGGATCTAGGGCGGATTGTTGCTTGAAGAAGACGCGACTAAAGTATTCCTTGTGCGTGTCGTTCCATTTCCGCTTTGCAACCGCTAGCATGGGCCCGCTAGAGTCGAGCAATGTGACAGTGTCGCATTGCTTGGTATTGTAGTATGGCATGTTCCTGCCCGTACCCACAGCAACCTCCAACACATGTCCCTTGGCCATGGCAGTGAGCTTCTTCCGCTTCGAGGTAAGGAGGAGCAGCATCTCCGATGTGTCCACCTTCTCGTCGTAGCCGTCAGCCTCCTTGTCGAACCGGTCGGAGAGGTCCTCGGGCAGATCTTGCAGGTCCACATCTTGTGTTAGCGATACCCAAAGCATAGCTCCATATGTGCCCATGCCGAATGCGACCAGCCCGATACCGAACATGGGCCATTGCCTCCATCTCCGCAGTTTTGCCTGGTGCTGTGCCGACCTCAATTCCTCATCCGACAAGCGCTGTAGGTCCGATAGTCTTGGACGCTCCCTCCATATTCTCTGCCCAATCTGTGCTGGTGTTGGATCGCTGGCGCTTCGTAATGATTCATCAGCATCGGGCTGCGTTTGCGGTATCCGTCTGCGGAATGGGGTGGCGGGCCTCGATGGTATTGCAGCTTTCACCGGGAACACCTTTGGGGGCTTGGGAAGCTTCGCCATGGCAAACTAATGAGGTGTGGACGATATGAGCAGTGAATGGTGTGGACGATCAATTGGCAAAGTTGTCACAACGCTGGAATGAAGCCTCAAAACTTTTGATGCACGACCCGATCGCCTGGTACCGTCAAGGTCCAAGCGCCCTGCAAGCCACTGGCTTTTGCACCGCGCCCAGCCGATGCGCGGCCTTCAGACGACAAAACGGCCCACCAGTGCTGCTCGGCACTTTGATAGCTTTAGACAGACTTTTTCACGTCGCTTCCCTTTTTCTGTTGATTGTTTGCTTTTGTATCCCTACTGCATCTTCCATAATGGCGTCTTCTGCATCTTCCCAGATACCCTCGTCCATCTTGATTGTCGgaagcggtgcttttgggCTTTCTACTGCATATTCTCTATGTCGAAACCCCCTGTTCAATCACACTTCAATCACTGTTGTAGACCGTCATCCGTTTCCTACTCCAGATGGCTCCAGCGTAAGTAGTGTAGTTCAATGTACTAGGTTGCGCTTCACATTCATCAGTCATCCTGTAATATGCTTCAAACAGTGACCACAAGCTCAAACTACGACTTATAGATTGATACCTCACGAATCATCCGTCCAGACTATGCAGCCGCACGCTACACCCGCCTCGCTACTATCGCCCAGAACCACTGGCGAACCGATTTCGCGACCGAACACTACCATGAGGTTGGACTATGTGTGACCGCCTGGGGTCCCGAGCAAAAATACGTTTCCGAATCTCTCGCAAACGTCCGCGCCATAGGAACAGATAAGGTCGAGGTGCTCAATTCAGCAGAGGATATCCAGAAAGCATGCGGCTTGGAAGGCAAGGATCCTTGGGGCAATGGCAGCACAGGATACGTCAACTGGAGTTCAGGCTGGGCCAACGCTGAAGGTGCCATGATGTGGCTGCGCGAAAAGGTGGAAAAGCTGAAAAGAGTCAATTTTGTAACGAAGCCCGTACAAAAACTTCTGATCGACCATAAAACCAACACCGTTTCCGGCGTTCGGCTCAGCGACTCGAGTGAATTGAAGGCAGACCTTACCATGCTGGCAGCAGGAGCATGGACAGCGTCTCTCATTGATCTGCGTGGAATCTGCAAGGCAACTGGCCAAACACTGTGTTACATGCCAATCTctgaagaggaggaagccAAAATGTCTAAGCAGCCGACTATCCTAAATCTCTCCCATGGTCTCTTCATGATTCCTCCTCACAAGGGATTGCTCAAAGTAGCGCGACACGGCCATGGCTACATCAATCCAACTACAATTCCACACCCAGAATCAGAAGACCCGAACGAGACGATTACAGTCTCTCTGCCCTATACCTCTTTCGATGATCCATCGCAAGCAGCACCGATTGAAGGACAGCGACAATGCCGCAATTTTCTGGCTGCTATTCATCCCTCACTTGCTACACCCTCGCGGCCATTTACCAAGTCTAAGATCTGTTGGTACACTGATACAAGAGACGGTGACTTTTTGATCTCGTACCACCCCAAGTACAAGGGATTGTTTGTAGCGACGGGTGGCTCAGGACATGGTTTCAAGTTCCTGCCAGTCATTGGTGACAGTATCGTGGAGTGTATACAAGGGCGGACACCGGAAGACTTCAAGGGCCGTTGGGAGTGGCCGGCTGAGCGAATCCCGGAAGAGCAGTGGGCCGGTGATGGAAGTCGGGGTGGCCCGGTTGGGATGGTGTTGCAAGATGAAATGGCTAAAAGCCAGGGCAAGTTGTAGATGATGGTTATGGTCGAAAATCTGTTCAATATGTAAATATGTCCTGACACATACGTCTTAGCCCTTTCGTAGATATATATAATCTCCCTATATATGCCCCTCTGCAGTTTCTTCATCTACCAGCTATTGCTTTTAAAAACGAAACCCCGATCTCCGCAAAACATATCTCGGCCGTTGCCTCCCTTTTCCCAAAATATGATGGCAATGGAAGAAAATTAAAACTACTCATTTTCCCCAATCTTAAAGTTCGCATACCCACTACGCATGTCTTTCCCCTAACCTAAAAAAAACATATGAAATATCTCTCTTGAGATTTTTTTCCACTTCTTTCCTCCCAGAATTTCACCTCCTCGCCTGAATGACGGTTCTGCCTATATATTTTGCAAATAAACCAGATAAATGGGTGTTGCGATCCAACAGAAACTGCTCGTCAATTGTTTAATGAGTACCAGTGCTACAAAAAGTCATCACAAAAAAAAAGGAAAATGGAGAACTCACATGTTAGATCTTAAAAGAAAGTTTTTGTGTGCTCTAATACAAGTTGTCTTGCTGCGGAGGAGAAGAAATGAAGATTCTCAACTCTACGTGACGCTGTATTTCAGCTCTCTAAAAATCAActaacatgatccatgggcgagcggcgcacacgggcgagcggcgcaccccaccaacttttgcaactttaaagcgatgcatctcaacaacgcgataatattattgctagatattgatacagtagattactctatattaatagtatcagtctt is a genomic window containing:
- a CDS encoding methyltransferase OMS1, mitochondrial precursor, whose amino-acid sequence is MAKLPKPPKVFPVKAAIPSRPATPFRRRIPQTQPDADESLRSASDPTPAQIGQRIWRERPRLSDLQRLSDEELRSAQHQAKLRRWRQWPMFGIGLVAFGMGTYGAMLWVSLTQDVDLQDLPEDLSDRFDKEADGYDEKVDTSEMLLLLTSKRKKLTAMAKGHVLEVAVGTGRNMPYYNTKQCDTVTLLDSSGPMLAVAKRKWNDTHKEYFSRVFFKQQSALDPITPPYGAKDGYDTVIQTMGLCSTPEPVRLLQNLEACTNEKGQILLLEHGKSHYEWLNGILDKTAPAHADEHGCWWNKDIGKIVEESGLEVVDMKRYNFGTTWWFQLKPRRGIRQALGESMASEQPPAAQGASPVAQKSWWSLWR
- a CDS encoding sarcosine oxidase, which translates into the protein MASSASSQIPSSILIVGSGAFGLSTAYSLCRNPLFNHTSITVVDRHPFPTPDGSSIDTSRIIRPDYAAARYTRLATIAQNHWRTDFATEHYHEVGLCVTAWGPEQKYVSESLANVRAIGTDKVEVLNSAEDIQKACGLEGKDPWGNGSTGYVNWSSGWANAEGAMMWLREKVEKLKRVNFVTKPVQKLLIDHKTNTVSGVRLSDSSELKADLTMLAAGAWTASLIDLRGICKATGQTLCYMPISEEEEAKMSKQPTILNLSHGLFMIPPHKGLLKVARHGHGYINPTTIPHPESEDPNETITVSLPYTSFDDPSQAAPIEGQRQCRNFLAAIHPSLATPSRPFTKSKICWYTDTRDGDFLISYHPKYKGLFVATGGSGHGFKFLPVIGDSIVECIQGRTPEDFKGRWEWPAERIPEEQWAGDGSRGGPVGMVLQDEMAKSQGKL